Proteins encoded in a region of the Cupriavidus pauculus genome:
- the cphA gene encoding cyanophycin synthetase, whose protein sequence is MKKKDIEIFDVMSLRGPNMWTYRPVLEAWVDIGELEDFPSNKIPGFYERLSTWLPTLIEHRCSIGERGGFLQRLKEGTWPGHILEHVTLELQNLAGMPGGFGKARETPVRGVYKVIVRAWHEEVTRAALFAARDLVMAAIEDRPFDVPAAVEKLRDLVDEHCLGPSTACIVDAADDRDIPSLRLSDGNLVQLGYGARQRRIWTAETDRTSAIGESISRDKDLTKSLLESCGVPVPEGRMVESAEDAWDAATDIGVPVVVKPYDGNHGRGVFTNLMTREEVETAYAVAIDEGGGVIVERFVPGNEHRLLVVGGRLVAAAMGETASVVGDGKSTIDELIDSQINSDPRRGSTEDHPLNRVRLDSAARLELRRQGLVDGDSVPPAGKTILIQRNGNVAFDVTDRVHPSVAAHASLAARVVGLDIAGVDLVAQDISRPLAEQGGAIVEVNAGPGLLMHIKPADGTPRPVGRAIVDHLFRERDGQVDDGRIPVVGITGTNGKTVVARMVARLLQLSGKHTGLACSDGLFLDRRQVERGDRANWEAGHRILMNRAVEAAVFENDSGAILSEGLAYDRCQVGVVTNIDEPDHLDDYYVEDIDRMVSVLRTQVDVVLKDGVAVLNARDPRVAEMAELCDGDVIFFGLSADLPAIAAHRAAGKRAVYVRDGKVVLATGGSETALTDVAAIPLTYAGRVAFQIENVLAAIATGWALGISNDLIRAGVVTFDVGQVDVPGRFTLFERNGATVIVDDAHNAPALEALAAALDRFPSERRMLVFGAGVQRRDEDLVRQGKIIGKAFDRVFLCEDHSVRRDLPDVEARALLRKGLYEGRRVTKIIDEGGRRSAIESALSQLVAGDLLVLQCDEASTESAVELVHQWLGRGGRRH, encoded by the coding sequence ATGAAAAAGAAGGACATTGAGATTTTCGATGTCATGTCGCTGCGCGGCCCGAATATGTGGACATATCGGCCGGTTCTGGAGGCATGGGTCGATATCGGGGAGTTGGAGGATTTTCCGTCCAACAAGATTCCGGGCTTCTACGAGCGGCTGTCCACGTGGCTGCCGACACTGATCGAGCATCGATGCAGCATCGGGGAACGCGGGGGCTTCCTGCAGCGGCTCAAGGAAGGTACGTGGCCCGGCCACATCCTCGAGCACGTGACACTGGAACTGCAGAACCTCGCCGGCATGCCCGGCGGCTTCGGCAAGGCCCGCGAAACGCCGGTTCGGGGCGTCTACAAGGTAATCGTCCGGGCCTGGCATGAAGAAGTCACGCGTGCCGCGCTGTTCGCCGCGCGAGACCTTGTGATGGCCGCGATCGAGGATCGTCCGTTCGACGTGCCCGCCGCCGTGGAAAAACTGCGCGACCTCGTCGATGAGCATTGCCTGGGCCCGAGCACCGCGTGCATCGTCGATGCCGCCGACGATCGCGACATTCCCTCTCTCCGACTCTCCGACGGCAATCTGGTTCAACTGGGTTACGGTGCGCGCCAGCGCCGTATCTGGACCGCCGAGACCGATCGCACGAGCGCGATCGGGGAGTCGATCTCCCGCGACAAGGACCTGACCAAGAGCCTGCTCGAATCGTGCGGCGTGCCGGTGCCCGAAGGCCGCATGGTCGAGAGCGCCGAGGATGCCTGGGACGCGGCCACCGACATCGGCGTGCCCGTCGTCGTCAAGCCCTACGATGGCAACCACGGCCGCGGCGTGTTCACGAACCTGATGACGCGCGAGGAAGTGGAAACCGCCTACGCGGTGGCCATCGACGAAGGCGGCGGCGTGATCGTCGAGCGCTTCGTCCCCGGCAACGAGCATCGCCTGCTCGTGGTCGGCGGCCGGCTGGTTGCCGCCGCGATGGGCGAGACCGCGAGCGTCGTCGGCGATGGCAAATCGACGATCGACGAACTCATCGACAGCCAGATCAATTCCGACCCGCGCCGGGGCAGTACCGAGGATCATCCGCTGAACCGCGTCCGCCTGGACTCGGCCGCGCGCCTCGAGCTGCGCCGCCAGGGCCTCGTGGACGGCGATTCCGTGCCGCCCGCGGGCAAGACCATCCTGATCCAGCGCAACGGCAACGTGGCGTTCGACGTCACCGACCGCGTGCATCCGAGCGTGGCCGCGCATGCCTCGCTGGCCGCGCGCGTGGTGGGCCTCGATATCGCCGGCGTGGACCTCGTGGCGCAGGATATCTCGCGCCCGCTCGCCGAACAGGGCGGCGCGATCGTCGAAGTCAACGCGGGCCCCGGCCTGCTCATGCATATCAAGCCGGCCGACGGCACGCCGCGCCCGGTGGGCCGCGCGATCGTCGATCACCTGTTCCGCGAACGCGACGGACAGGTCGATGACGGCCGCATTCCCGTGGTGGGCATTACCGGCACCAACGGCAAGACCGTGGTCGCGCGCATGGTCGCGCGGCTGCTGCAGCTGTCGGGCAAGCATACGGGCCTCGCCTGCAGCGACGGCCTGTTCCTGGACCGCCGTCAGGTGGAGCGCGGCGACCGCGCGAACTGGGAAGCCGGCCATCGCATCCTGATGAACCGCGCGGTGGAAGCCGCCGTGTTCGAGAACGACAGCGGCGCGATCCTCTCCGAGGGCCTCGCCTACGACCGCTGCCAGGTAGGCGTGGTCACGAACATCGACGAACCCGATCACCTCGACGACTACTACGTCGAAGACATCGACCGCATGGTCAGCGTCCTGCGCACGCAGGTGGACGTCGTGCTCAAGGACGGCGTGGCCGTGCTGAACGCGCGCGACCCGCGCGTGGCGGAGATGGCCGAGCTGTGCGATGGCGACGTGATCTTCTTCGGCCTGAGCGCGGACCTGCCGGCGATTGCCGCGCATCGCGCCGCGGGCAAGCGCGCGGTGTACGTCCGCGACGGCAAGGTCGTGCTGGCCACCGGCGGCAGCGAGACCGCGCTGACGGACGTCGCGGCGATTCCGCTGACGTACGCGGGGCGCGTGGCGTTCCAGATCGAGAACGTGCTGGCCGCCATCGCGACGGGCTGGGCGCTGGGCATCTCCAACGACCTGATTCGCGCGGGCGTGGTGACGTTCGACGTGGGCCAGGTGGATGTGCCGGGCCGCTTCACGCTGTTCGAGCGCAACGGCGCGACCGTCATCGTCGATGACGCGCACAATGCGCCGGCGCTCGAGGCGCTGGCCGCCGCGCTGGACCGCTTCCCGTCCGAGCGCCGCATGCTGGTGTTCGGCGCGGGCGTGCAGCGCCGCGACGAGGACCTCGTGCGTCAGGGCAAGATCATCGGCAAGGCGTTCGACCGCGTGTTCCTGTGCGAGGACCACAGCGTGCGGCGCGACCTGCCCGACGTGGAGGCGCGCGCGCTGCTGCGCAAGGGCCTGTACGAAGGCCGGCGCGTCACGAAGATCATCGACGAAGGTGGCCGCCGCT
- a CDS encoding ABC transporter ATP-binding protein, which yields MTQPSPSVPHAPVVQNVWETELDATPGTLASGETILAGLRLDLDERLHFTQGWVIVTDRRVIARAPGETAVSAWPISADLTLTHIDHAGVGTLELVNGAGRLARWRYTLGYNPDALRLADQFDARRDLLATGLAPAASDDDICPSCKAPLPPGEDECPQCSRDLETPPSTWALLRLWRFARPYRFELLAGFLLTLIGTAATLVPPYLTMPLMDKVLIPFQNGVPIDYGLVTMYLAGLLGAALTAWGLGWARTYLLARVSERIGADLRTTTYEHLLKLSLEYFGGKRTGDLMARIGSESDRICVFLSLHLLDFATDVLMIAMTAIILISINPWLALVTLVPLPFIAWMIHLVRDRLRHGFEKIDRIWSEITNVLADTIPGIRVVKAFAQEKREVERFREANKHNLAVNDRVNAVWSLFTPTVTLLTEVGLLVVWIFGIWQVSRSAITVGVLVAFLTYISRFYTRLDSMSRIVSVTQKAAAGAKRIFDILDHVSSVPEPTRPQHLENVKGAIEMRDLGFRYGNRAVIRGLDLSIAPGEMIGLVGHSGSGKSTLVNLICRFYDVSEGAIRVDGIDIRSLPVSEYRRHIGLVLQEPFLFFGTIADNIAYGKPNATREEIVAAARAAHAHEFILRLPHGYDSLVGERGQALSGGERQRISIARALLIDPRILILDEATSSVDTATEKEIQKALDNLVKGRTTIAIAHRLSTLRKADRLVVMDRGQIVEVGSHDELMPKEGAYYKLYQAQLRNVDGEDDAIGGGSEGTTGERPVVSEAAAAQ from the coding sequence ATGACCCAGCCTTCCCCGTCCGTCCCCCATGCTCCCGTCGTGCAGAACGTCTGGGAGACCGAACTCGACGCGACCCCCGGCACGCTGGCATCGGGCGAAACGATCCTGGCCGGACTGAGGCTGGATCTCGACGAGCGGCTGCATTTTACCCAAGGGTGGGTGATTGTCACCGATCGCCGCGTGATCGCCCGCGCGCCCGGTGAAACGGCCGTTTCGGCCTGGCCGATCTCGGCCGACCTCACGCTGACCCATATCGACCATGCCGGTGTCGGCACGCTCGAGCTCGTCAACGGTGCCGGCCGGCTCGCCCGGTGGCGCTATACGCTTGGTTACAATCCCGACGCGCTGCGGCTGGCCGACCAGTTCGACGCGCGCCGCGACCTGCTGGCCACGGGCCTTGCGCCGGCCGCGAGCGACGACGATATCTGCCCGAGCTGCAAGGCGCCGCTGCCGCCGGGCGAGGACGAATGCCCGCAGTGCAGCCGCGATCTGGAGACGCCGCCCTCCACGTGGGCGCTGCTCCGGCTGTGGCGCTTTGCGCGCCCCTATCGCTTCGAGCTGCTGGCCGGCTTTCTGCTGACGCTGATCGGCACGGCCGCCACGCTCGTGCCGCCGTATCTGACCATGCCGCTCATGGACAAGGTGCTGATTCCGTTCCAGAACGGCGTGCCCATCGACTACGGCCTCGTCACGATGTACCTGGCGGGCCTGCTCGGCGCGGCGCTCACCGCATGGGGGCTCGGCTGGGCGCGCACCTACCTGCTTGCGCGCGTGTCCGAGCGCATCGGCGCGGACCTGCGCACGACCACGTACGAACACCTGCTCAAGCTGTCGCTCGAATATTTCGGCGGCAAGCGCACGGGCGACCTGATGGCGCGCATCGGCTCGGAGAGCGATCGCATCTGCGTCTTCCTGTCGCTGCACCTGCTCGACTTCGCCACCGATGTGCTGATGATCGCGATGACCGCGATCATCCTGATCTCGATCAACCCCTGGCTGGCGCTCGTCACGCTGGTGCCGCTGCCGTTCATCGCGTGGATGATCCATCTGGTGCGCGACCGCCTGCGCCATGGGTTCGAGAAGATCGACCGCATCTGGTCCGAGATCACCAACGTGCTGGCCGACACGATTCCCGGCATCCGCGTGGTCAAGGCGTTCGCGCAGGAGAAGCGCGAGGTCGAACGCTTCCGCGAGGCCAACAAGCACAACCTCGCGGTCAACGATCGCGTGAACGCGGTGTGGTCGCTGTTCACGCCGACCGTCACGCTGCTGACCGAAGTGGGCCTGCTCGTGGTGTGGATCTTCGGCATCTGGCAGGTGTCGCGCAGTGCGATCACGGTGGGCGTGCTGGTCGCGTTCCTCACGTACATCAGCCGCTTCTACACGCGCCTCGATTCGATGAGCCGCATCGTCTCGGTCACGCAGAAGGCGGCCGCCGGCGCCAAGCGGATCTTCGACATCCTCGATCACGTGTCGAGCGTGCCGGAGCCCACGCGGCCCCAGCATCTGGAAAACGTGAAGGGCGCGATCGAGATGCGCGACCTCGGCTTCCGCTACGGCAACCGCGCGGTCATTCGCGGGCTGGACCTGTCGATCGCGCCGGGCGAGATGATCGGCCTCGTGGGACACAGCGGCTCGGGCAAGAGCACGCTCGTCAATCTGATCTGCCGCTTCTACGATGTGTCCGAAGGCGCCATTCGCGTGGACGGCATCGATATCCGCTCGCTGCCCGTCTCCGAATATCGCCGCCATATCGGCCTCGTGCTGCAGGAGCCGTTCCTGTTCTTCGGCACGATTGCCGACAACATCGCCTACGGCAAGCCCAATGCCACGCGCGAGGAAATCGTCGCGGCCGCGCGCGCCGCGCATGCGCACGAGTTCATTCTCCGCCTGCCGCATGGGTACGACTCGCTCGTCGGCGAACGCGGGCAGGCGCTGTCCGGCGGCGAGCGCCAGCGCATTTCCATCGCGCGCGCGCTGTTGATCGACCCGCGCATCCTGATCCTCGACGAGGCGACGTCGTCGGTCGATACCGCGACGGAGAAGGAAATCCAGAAGGCGCTCGACAACCTCGTGAAGGGACGCACGACGATCGCCATCGCGCACCGGCTCTCCACGTTGCGCAAGGCCGATCGCCTCGTGGTCATGGATCGCGGGCAGATCGTGGAAGTGGGCAGCCACGACGAGCTGATGCCGAAGGAGGGCGCGTACTACAAGCTATACCAGGCGCAGTTGCGCAATGTGGATGGCGAGGACGATGCGATCGGCGGCGGCAGCGAAGGCACGACGGGCGAGCGTCCCGTGGTGTCCGAGGCGGCCGCGGCACAGTGA
- a CDS encoding DUF1854 domain-containing protein — translation MQNNDFTLTRNQFGRLVMTMADGTTHEGVIPVRAFPIAAPDDGFGMVSTDGRELAWIPRLDVLAANERELIERELASREFMPEIQRIVGVSTYATPSIWTVRTDRGETTLVLRGEEDIRRLSGGTLLISDNHGIHYLIRDLFALDKPSRKILDRFL, via the coding sequence ATGCAGAACAACGACTTCACCCTCACGCGTAACCAGTTTGGCCGTCTGGTCATGACCATGGCGGACGGCACCACGCACGAAGGCGTGATCCCCGTGCGCGCGTTTCCGATCGCCGCGCCCGACGATGGCTTCGGCATGGTCAGCACCGATGGGCGCGAACTCGCATGGATTCCGCGGCTGGACGTGCTCGCGGCGAACGAGCGCGAACTGATCGAGCGCGAACTCGCGAGCCGCGAGTTCATGCCCGAGATCCAGCGCATTGTCGGGGTCTCGACGTATGCCACGCCGAGCATCTGGACCGTGCGCACCGATCGTGGCGAGACCACGCTGGTGCTGCGCGGGGAAGAAGATATCCGCCGGCTGTCGGGGGGCACGCTGCTGATCTCCGACAACCACGGCATTCACTACCTCATTCGCGATCTGTTCGCGCTCGACAAGCCGAGCCGCAAGATTCTCGATCGCTTCCTGTAG
- a CDS encoding CsgG/HfaB family protein → MSFKLTGVALASVSVLLLSACADMQMGAKDAKTVATGSAAGSTTQNANTGLQRCDAPLGTVSIIEDTSAPWYGILTGQYKLGSTVPVLKLLVQQSNCFVVVDRGRGLDAAMSERALNQTGELRKTSKMQKGQMVAADYTVSPTITFAANDTGGGGASLLNYVPHVGGILAGVAGSMKSSEASTLLTLVDNRSSVQLAAAEGSAKNIDYGMLAVFASDNSRGRAGAYSNTPQGKVVVAAFTDSLNNLVAAVKQYKAQNVKGGLGAGGQLKVN, encoded by the coding sequence ATGAGTTTCAAATTGACGGGTGTCGCCCTGGCATCGGTATCGGTTCTCCTGCTTTCGGCATGCGCGGACATGCAGATGGGCGCGAAGGATGCCAAGACCGTTGCCACCGGTTCCGCCGCAGGCAGCACCACGCAGAACGCGAACACCGGACTCCAGCGCTGCGACGCACCGCTCGGCACCGTTTCCATCATCGAGGACACCTCCGCTCCCTGGTACGGCATCCTCACCGGGCAATACAAGCTCGGCAGCACGGTTCCCGTGCTCAAGCTCCTGGTCCAGCAATCGAACTGCTTCGTCGTGGTCGATCGCGGCCGCGGCCTCGACGCCGCGATGTCGGAGCGCGCGCTCAACCAGACCGGTGAACTGCGCAAGACGTCGAAGATGCAGAAGGGCCAGATGGTGGCGGCCGACTATACCGTCAGCCCGACCATCACGTTCGCCGCCAACGACACCGGTGGTGGCGGTGCTTCGCTGCTCAACTATGTGCCGCACGTGGGCGGCATCCTCGCTGGCGTGGCCGGCAGCATGAAGAGCTCGGAAGCATCGACGCTGCTGACGCTCGTCGATAACCGTTCGAGCGTGCAGCTGGCTGCCGCCGAAGGCTCGGCCAAGAACATCGACTACGGCATGCTGGCCGTGTTCGCCAGCGACAACTCGCGCGGTCGCGCGGGTGCGTACTCGAACACGCCGCAAGGCAAGGTCGTCGTAGCGGCATTCACCGACTCGCTCAACAACCTCGTTGCGGCCGTCAAGCAGTACAAGGCCCAGAACGTGAAGGGCGGCCTCGGCGCCGGCGGTCAGCTGAAGGTCAACTGA
- a CDS encoding c-type cytochrome — protein sequence MLAAVLFPVAAHAAGDPAAGERVFASKCAQCHRVGPSARGGFGPQLNGLIGRQAGSVSEYRYSDAMKSAGFAWNEDRLRAFVKSPGKVVPGNKMLFWGMRDDKDIDDLLAYLRTFP from the coding sequence ATGCTGGCCGCGGTCCTCTTTCCCGTTGCAGCGCACGCTGCGGGTGACCCCGCGGCGGGCGAGCGCGTGTTCGCGAGCAAATGCGCGCAGTGCCATCGCGTGGGCCCCAGCGCGCGCGGGGGCTTTGGTCCGCAGCTCAACGGCCTGATCGGCCGGCAGGCGGGCAGCGTGAGCGAATACCGCTATTCCGACGCCATGAAATCCGCCGGCTTTGCCTGGAACGAAGACCGCCTGCGCGCGTTCGTCAAGTCGCCGGGCAAGGTCGTGCCCGGCAACAAGATGCTCTTCTGGGGCATGCGCGACGACAAGGACATCGACGACCTGCTCGCGTATCTGCGCACGTTCCCATAA
- a CDS encoding SDR family oxidoreductase, with product MSHTILVTGASSGFGLMTARALAKAGHTVYASMRETAGRNATRVAEIAQWSENHDADLRAVELDVQSEASVAAAIAKVLDDAGRLDVIVHNAGHMVFGPAEAFTPEQMIQQYDVNVLGAQRVNRAALPYLRKQGKALLLWVGSSSTRGGTPPFLAPYFAAKAAMDALAVSYASELSRWGIETTIMVPGAFTQGTNHFAHSGKPADTRIVAEYEDGPYAGVAEQALKGLASLEPADADPEDVAREIVRVVGLPHGKRPFRVHVDPSQDGAEIVNGVADRVRAELFRNVGLADLLKPRG from the coding sequence ATGTCCCACACCATCCTCGTTACCGGCGCATCGTCGGGCTTCGGCCTCATGACCGCCAGGGCGCTGGCGAAGGCCGGCCATACCGTGTATGCCTCGATGCGCGAAACCGCGGGCCGCAACGCGACGCGCGTGGCCGAGATCGCCCAATGGTCCGAGAACCACGACGCCGACCTGCGCGCGGTCGAACTCGACGTGCAATCGGAGGCTTCCGTGGCCGCCGCCATCGCGAAGGTGCTCGACGATGCAGGCCGACTCGACGTGATCGTGCATAACGCGGGGCATATGGTGTTCGGCCCCGCCGAGGCCTTCACGCCGGAGCAGATGATCCAGCAGTACGACGTCAACGTGCTTGGCGCGCAGCGCGTCAATCGCGCGGCACTGCCGTATCTGCGCAAGCAGGGCAAGGCATTGCTGCTGTGGGTGGGGTCGTCATCGACGCGCGGCGGCACGCCGCCTTTTCTCGCGCCCTACTTCGCGGCCAAGGCGGCCATGGATGCGCTGGCCGTGTCGTACGCCTCGGAACTGTCGCGCTGGGGCATCGAGACCACGATCATGGTGCCAGGTGCCTTCACCCAGGGCACCAACCACTTCGCGCACTCGGGCAAGCCGGCCGACACGCGGATCGTGGCCGAGTACGAGGACGGTCCGTACGCGGGCGTGGCCGAGCAGGCCCTGAAGGGGCTCGCAAGTCTGGAGCCCGCCGATGCGGACCCCGAGGACGTCGCGCGCGAGATCGTGCGCGTGGTGGGCCTGCCGCATGGCAAGCGGCCGTTCCGCGTGCATGTGGATCCGTCGCAGGATGGCGCGGAAATCGTCAATGGCGTGGCCGATCGCGTGCGGGCAGAGTTGTTCCGCAATGTCGGCCTCGCGGATCTGCTGAAGCCGCGCGGGTGA
- a CDS encoding LysR family transcriptional regulator: protein MDRFKEMQVFVRIADRNSFTLAAEDLQIPRATVTNLIKRLEQRIGARLLERTTRQVRLTHDGEAYYYRCVRLLTDLEETESAFRDAPPKGLLRVNLQGTLARHFVMPALGDFMNQYPDITLRVSEDDRLVDLVREGIDCLLRAGVLRDSSLIGRQVAQMPQVTVASPAYLKAHGIPKTLDDLSAHLMVSYLSSATGRPATLDFTVGKEVVERRLDARIAVTGADLYTGAALSGLGLIQVPRYRITNELAEGNLRIVLPNHPPPPMPVSVLYPQNRQLSARVRVFAQWLAQRFADAG from the coding sequence ATGGATCGCTTCAAGGAAATGCAGGTGTTCGTGCGCATCGCGGACCGCAACAGCTTCACGCTGGCAGCCGAGGATCTCCAGATCCCGCGCGCGACGGTGACCAACCTGATCAAGCGGCTGGAACAGCGAATCGGCGCACGGCTCCTCGAACGCACGACGCGCCAGGTCCGCCTCACGCACGATGGCGAGGCGTACTACTACCGCTGCGTGCGGCTGCTGACGGATCTGGAAGAAACGGAGAGCGCATTCCGCGACGCCCCGCCGAAGGGTTTGCTGCGCGTGAACCTGCAGGGCACGCTGGCGCGGCATTTCGTCATGCCCGCGCTCGGGGATTTCATGAACCAGTACCCCGATATCACGCTGCGGGTGAGCGAGGACGACAGACTGGTGGACCTCGTCCGCGAAGGCATCGACTGCTTGCTGCGCGCGGGCGTCTTGCGCGACTCGTCCCTGATCGGAAGACAGGTCGCGCAGATGCCGCAGGTCACGGTGGCGAGCCCAGCCTACCTGAAAGCGCACGGCATCCCGAAAACGCTCGACGACCTGAGCGCCCACCTGATGGTCAGCTACCTGTCGAGCGCCACAGGCCGCCCCGCGACCCTCGACTTCACGGTGGGCAAGGAGGTCGTCGAACGCCGCCTCGACGCCCGCATCGCGGTCACGGGCGCCGACCTCTACACGGGCGCGGCACTATCGGGCCTCGGCCTGATCCAGGTCCCGCGTTACCGCATCACGAACGAACTGGCCGAAGGCAATCTCCGCATCGTCCTCCCCAATCACCCACCCCCACCCATGCCGGTCTCGGTCCTCTATCCCCAAAACCGCCAACTGTCGGCACGCGTGCGGGTGTTCGCGCAATGGCTCGCGCAACGCTTTGCCGACGCGGGGTGA
- a CDS encoding type II toxin-antitoxin system PrlF family antitoxin, giving the protein MPATIEVESTLTDRYQTTVPETVRRALGLGKRDKIHYSIRASGEVVLTRAEASEGEDPVLEQFLSFLERDIASHPQRVRPVDAAFVARLQSLAGGVKVDLDAPLSEDDE; this is encoded by the coding sequence ATGCCCGCCACCATCGAAGTTGAATCCACGCTGACCGATCGCTACCAAACCACGGTACCGGAAACGGTCCGGCGCGCGCTCGGACTCGGCAAGCGGGACAAGATCCACTACAGCATCCGCGCCAGCGGCGAAGTCGTCCTGACGCGCGCGGAGGCCTCCGAAGGCGAAGACCCCGTGCTCGAGCAATTTCTCAGTTTCCTGGAACGCGACATCGCAAGCCACCCCCAACGTGTTCGTCCGGTGGACGCAGCATTCGTGGCGCGTTTGCAATCGCTCGCAGGTGGCGTCAAGGTCGACCTCGATGCGCCGCTGTCGGAAGACGATGAATGA
- a CDS encoding type II toxin-antitoxin system YhaV family toxin: MKQGSSTAFVVHGWTVYAHPLFVAQIEALAKHVDSLKRKDPTGYVKKNATKRLAAVTALAFDIIPQDPTRAEYRQGGTLGAERKHWFRAKFFQQYRLFFRYHAASRIIVFAWVNDDDTKRAYESSDDAYRVFRKMLESGHPPDDWDQLLSEACSGGHRLQEIDAAIRN, encoded by the coding sequence ATGAAGCAAGGCAGTTCTACCGCATTCGTCGTCCATGGCTGGACCGTCTACGCGCATCCGCTATTCGTCGCGCAGATTGAAGCGCTGGCAAAGCATGTCGATTCGCTGAAGCGAAAAGACCCGACGGGCTACGTAAAAAAGAACGCGACGAAGCGTCTGGCCGCCGTCACGGCGCTCGCGTTCGACATCATCCCGCAGGATCCAACCCGCGCGGAATATCGGCAGGGTGGCACGCTAGGCGCGGAACGCAAGCACTGGTTCCGGGCCAAGTTTTTCCAGCAATACCGATTGTTCTTCCGTTATCACGCAGCCAGCAGGATCATCGTGTTCGCATGGGTCAACGACGACGACACGAAGCGCGCCTACGAGAGTAGCGACGATGCGTATCGGGTGTTCCGCAAGATGCTGGAAAGCGGTCATCCGCCCGATGATTGGGATCAACTGCTGAGCGAGGCCTGCAGCGGAGGACATCGTCTGCAGGAGATCGATGCGGCAATCAGAAATTGA
- the gph gene encoding phosphoglycolate phosphatase (PGP is an essential enzyme in the glycolate salvage pathway in higher organisms (photorespiration in plants). Phosphoglycolate results from the oxidase activity of RubisCO in the Calvin cycle when concentrations of carbon dioxide are low relative to oxygen. This enzyme is a member of the Haloacid Dehalogenase (HAD) superfamily of aspartate-nucleophile hydrolase enzymes (PF00702).), translating into MRSFDAVFFDLDGTLADTAPDLAAAANRLVVEHGHPPVPYETLRPVASHGARGLIGAAFGKRPEDPEFPTLRDTFLDYYEADIAVHTRLFEGMDDVLARLEAADIRWGIVTNKIARFTVPLVAKIGLTPRASAIVSGDTTPHAKPHPAPLLHAAEVSGVAPQRCVYVGDDLRDIQAGKAAGMMTVTAAYGYCGEGVPPEAWGADHLIRHPSELIPLLALS; encoded by the coding sequence ATGCGATCCTTCGACGCTGTCTTCTTCGACCTCGACGGGACGTTGGCCGATACCGCGCCCGATCTGGCCGCGGCCGCCAACCGGCTCGTGGTCGAGCATGGCCATCCGCCGGTGCCGTATGAGACGTTACGGCCCGTGGCCTCGCATGGCGCACGCGGCCTGATCGGCGCCGCATTCGGCAAGCGGCCCGAGGACCCCGAGTTTCCCACGCTGCGCGATACGTTCCTCGACTACTACGAGGCGGACATCGCGGTGCATACGCGGCTGTTCGAGGGGATGGACGACGTGCTCGCGCGCCTCGAGGCCGCCGATATCCGGTGGGGCATCGTGACCAACAAGATCGCGCGCTTCACGGTGCCGCTGGTCGCGAAGATCGGGCTGACGCCGCGCGCGTCGGCGATCGTGAGCGGCGACACCACGCCGCACGCAAAGCCGCACCCGGCCCCGCTGCTGCATGCGGCCGAGGTCAGCGGCGTGGCGCCGCAGCGCTGCGTCTATGTGGGCGACGACCTGCGCGATATCCAGGCCGGCAAGGCGGCCGGCATGATGACGGTTACGGCCGCCTACGGGTATTGCGGCGAAGGCGTGCCGCCCGAGGCCTGGGGCGCGGACCATCTGATCCGCCATCCGAGCGAACTGATCCCCCTGCTCGCGCTTTCCTGA